In Mastacembelus armatus chromosome 22, fMasArm1.2, whole genome shotgun sequence, a genomic segment contains:
- the slc2a2 gene encoding solute carrier family 2, facilitated glucose transporter member 2 isoform X1, translated as MDSGKQLTGTLAIAVFTATLGSLQYGYSLGVINAPQKIVERHYGRFLGVWSEEASVRSENSTEEEEIPEAGKHPVVIMYWSLSVAIFSIGGMLSSFLVGFMGDLRGRVKGMLMINILAIVAGLLMGLCKMWKPHIMVISGRAVMGFYCGLTSGLVPMYIGEIAPKAYRGALGALHQLAIVTGILISQVIGLDFILGNDDMWPLLFGLSGAPAVLQSLLLPLCPESPRYLYILLGKEQEARTSLCRLKGAYDATSDLEEMKREKEEADREPRVSILSLIRSSVYRQRLLVALVMHLSQQFSGINAIFYYSTAIFTRAGVSQPVYATIGVGVINTVFTLVAVALVDKAGRRTLTLAGLGGMCCCAIAMTVGLKFQNEYSWMSYVSMSAIFLFVSFFEIGPGPIPWFIVAELFSQGPRSAAIALAGCCNWTSNFIIGMTFPYIEVLLDCYVFILFAVLLLCFTVFTYLRVPETKGKTFEEIAAVFQKGQKKRQRDNAELQQLKTSTDA; from the exons ATGGACTCAGGAAAG CAGTTAACAGGTACTTTGGCCATTGCTGTGTTCACAGCAACTCTAGGGTCTCTGCAATATGGCTACAGTCTGGGAGTCATCAATGCACCCCAGAAG ATTGTTGAAAGGCATTATGGGCGCTTCCTGGGGGTGTGGTCAGAAGAGGCATCTGTCCGgtcagaaaacagcacagaagaagaagagatccCAGAGGCTGGAAAACACCCTGTTGTGATCATGTATTGGTCATTGTCAGTGGCAATCTTCTCCATTGGTGGCATGTTATCCTCCTTCCTGGTAGGATTCATGGGAGATCTGAGAGGGAG GGTAAAGGGCATGTTAATGATTAATATTCTGGCTATAGTTGCTGGCCTGCTCATGGGTCTATGCAAGATGTGGAAACCTCACATCATGGTCATCTCAGGTCGTGCTGTTATGGGCTTTTACTGTG GGTTAACATCTGGGCTAGTGCCTATGTACATTGGAGAGATTGCACCCAAGGCTTACAGAGGGGCTTTAGGAGCATTACACCAGTTGGCTATTGTAACTGGCATCCTAATCAGCCAG GTAATAGGGTTGGACTTCATACTTGGCAACGATGATATGTGGCCCTTGTTGTTTGGTCTGTCTGGAGCTCCAGCAGTACTACAATCCCTTCTGCTGCCTTTATGCCCAGAGAGCCCACGTTATCTTTACATTCTACTGGGCAAGGAGCAAGAGGCTCGAACAA GTCTGTGTCGTCTAAAGGGTGCATATGATGCAACTTCTGATCtggaagagatgaagagagaaaaagaggaggcagaCAGGGAGCCCAGAGTCTCCATCCTATCTTTG ATCCGCTCCTCTGTGTACAGGCAGAGGCTGCTTGTTGCCCTTGTGATGCATCTCTCCCAGCAGTTTTCTGGCATCAATGCA aTTTTTTATTACTCGACGGCTATCTTCACCCGGGCTGGTGTCAGTCAGCCAGTCTATGCTACTATAGGAGTCGGGGTCATTAACACAGTCTTCACTCTGGTGGCT GTTGCACTGGTGGACAAGGCTGGTAGACGAACTTTGACTTTGGCTGGTCTGGGAGGAATGTGCTGCTGTGCAATTGCCATGACAGTAGGCCTTAAATTCCAG AATGAATACTCATGGATGAGCTATGTGAGCATGTCAGCTATCTTCCTCTTTGTGAGTTTCTTTGAAATTGGTCCTGGTCCTATTCCATGGTTCATTGTGGCTGAACTGTTCAGCCAGGGACCCCGGTCTGCTGCAATCGCTCTTGCTGGCTGCTGTAACTGGACCAGCAACTTCATCATTGGCATGACCTTTCCGTATATAGAG GTTTTGTTGGATTGTTATGTTTTCATCCTGTTTGCTGTGCTGCTTCTCTGCTTCACTGTGTTTACTTATCTTCGAGTCCCTGAGACCAAGGGCAAAACTTTTGAGGAGATTGCTGCTGTCTTCCAAAAGGGACagaaaaagaggcagagagataatgctgaactgcagcagctgaaaacaTCCACAGATGCATGA
- the slc2a2 gene encoding solute carrier family 2, facilitated glucose transporter member 2 isoform X3 encodes MYIGEIAPKAYRGALGALHQLAIVTGILISQVIGLDFILGNDDMWPLLFGLSGAPAVLQSLLLPLCPESPRYLYILLGKEQEARTSLCRLKGAYDATSDLEEMKREKEEADREPRVSILSLIRSSVYRQRLLVALVMHLSQQFSGINAIFYYSTAIFTRAGVSQPVYATIGVGVINTVFTLVAVALVDKAGRRTLTLAGLGGMCCCAIAMTVGLKFQNEYSWMSYVSMSAIFLFVSFFEIGPGPIPWFIVAELFSQGPRSAAIALAGCCNWTSNFIIGMTFPYIEVLLDCYVFILFAVLLLCFTVFTYLRVPETKGKTFEEIAAVFQKGQKKRQRDNAELQQLKTSTDA; translated from the exons ATGTACATTGGAGAGATTGCACCCAAGGCTTACAGAGGGGCTTTAGGAGCATTACACCAGTTGGCTATTGTAACTGGCATCCTAATCAGCCAG GTAATAGGGTTGGACTTCATACTTGGCAACGATGATATGTGGCCCTTGTTGTTTGGTCTGTCTGGAGCTCCAGCAGTACTACAATCCCTTCTGCTGCCTTTATGCCCAGAGAGCCCACGTTATCTTTACATTCTACTGGGCAAGGAGCAAGAGGCTCGAACAA GTCTGTGTCGTCTAAAGGGTGCATATGATGCAACTTCTGATCtggaagagatgaagagagaaaaagaggaggcagaCAGGGAGCCCAGAGTCTCCATCCTATCTTTG ATCCGCTCCTCTGTGTACAGGCAGAGGCTGCTTGTTGCCCTTGTGATGCATCTCTCCCAGCAGTTTTCTGGCATCAATGCA aTTTTTTATTACTCGACGGCTATCTTCACCCGGGCTGGTGTCAGTCAGCCAGTCTATGCTACTATAGGAGTCGGGGTCATTAACACAGTCTTCACTCTGGTGGCT GTTGCACTGGTGGACAAGGCTGGTAGACGAACTTTGACTTTGGCTGGTCTGGGAGGAATGTGCTGCTGTGCAATTGCCATGACAGTAGGCCTTAAATTCCAG AATGAATACTCATGGATGAGCTATGTGAGCATGTCAGCTATCTTCCTCTTTGTGAGTTTCTTTGAAATTGGTCCTGGTCCTATTCCATGGTTCATTGTGGCTGAACTGTTCAGCCAGGGACCCCGGTCTGCTGCAATCGCTCTTGCTGGCTGCTGTAACTGGACCAGCAACTTCATCATTGGCATGACCTTTCCGTATATAGAG GTTTTGTTGGATTGTTATGTTTTCATCCTGTTTGCTGTGCTGCTTCTCTGCTTCACTGTGTTTACTTATCTTCGAGTCCCTGAGACCAAGGGCAAAACTTTTGAGGAGATTGCTGCTGTCTTCCAAAAGGGACagaaaaagaggcagagagataatgctgaactgcagcagctgaaaacaTCCACAGATGCATGA
- the slc2a2 gene encoding solute carrier family 2, facilitated glucose transporter member 2 isoform X2: MDSGKLTGTLAIAVFTATLGSLQYGYSLGVINAPQKIVERHYGRFLGVWSEEASVRSENSTEEEEIPEAGKHPVVIMYWSLSVAIFSIGGMLSSFLVGFMGDLRGRVKGMLMINILAIVAGLLMGLCKMWKPHIMVISGRAVMGFYCGLTSGLVPMYIGEIAPKAYRGALGALHQLAIVTGILISQVIGLDFILGNDDMWPLLFGLSGAPAVLQSLLLPLCPESPRYLYILLGKEQEARTSLCRLKGAYDATSDLEEMKREKEEADREPRVSILSLIRSSVYRQRLLVALVMHLSQQFSGINAIFYYSTAIFTRAGVSQPVYATIGVGVINTVFTLVAVALVDKAGRRTLTLAGLGGMCCCAIAMTVGLKFQNEYSWMSYVSMSAIFLFVSFFEIGPGPIPWFIVAELFSQGPRSAAIALAGCCNWTSNFIIGMTFPYIEVLLDCYVFILFAVLLLCFTVFTYLRVPETKGKTFEEIAAVFQKGQKKRQRDNAELQQLKTSTDA; the protein is encoded by the exons ATGGACTCAGGAAAG TTAACAGGTACTTTGGCCATTGCTGTGTTCACAGCAACTCTAGGGTCTCTGCAATATGGCTACAGTCTGGGAGTCATCAATGCACCCCAGAAG ATTGTTGAAAGGCATTATGGGCGCTTCCTGGGGGTGTGGTCAGAAGAGGCATCTGTCCGgtcagaaaacagcacagaagaagaagagatccCAGAGGCTGGAAAACACCCTGTTGTGATCATGTATTGGTCATTGTCAGTGGCAATCTTCTCCATTGGTGGCATGTTATCCTCCTTCCTGGTAGGATTCATGGGAGATCTGAGAGGGAG GGTAAAGGGCATGTTAATGATTAATATTCTGGCTATAGTTGCTGGCCTGCTCATGGGTCTATGCAAGATGTGGAAACCTCACATCATGGTCATCTCAGGTCGTGCTGTTATGGGCTTTTACTGTG GGTTAACATCTGGGCTAGTGCCTATGTACATTGGAGAGATTGCACCCAAGGCTTACAGAGGGGCTTTAGGAGCATTACACCAGTTGGCTATTGTAACTGGCATCCTAATCAGCCAG GTAATAGGGTTGGACTTCATACTTGGCAACGATGATATGTGGCCCTTGTTGTTTGGTCTGTCTGGAGCTCCAGCAGTACTACAATCCCTTCTGCTGCCTTTATGCCCAGAGAGCCCACGTTATCTTTACATTCTACTGGGCAAGGAGCAAGAGGCTCGAACAA GTCTGTGTCGTCTAAAGGGTGCATATGATGCAACTTCTGATCtggaagagatgaagagagaaaaagaggaggcagaCAGGGAGCCCAGAGTCTCCATCCTATCTTTG ATCCGCTCCTCTGTGTACAGGCAGAGGCTGCTTGTTGCCCTTGTGATGCATCTCTCCCAGCAGTTTTCTGGCATCAATGCA aTTTTTTATTACTCGACGGCTATCTTCACCCGGGCTGGTGTCAGTCAGCCAGTCTATGCTACTATAGGAGTCGGGGTCATTAACACAGTCTTCACTCTGGTGGCT GTTGCACTGGTGGACAAGGCTGGTAGACGAACTTTGACTTTGGCTGGTCTGGGAGGAATGTGCTGCTGTGCAATTGCCATGACAGTAGGCCTTAAATTCCAG AATGAATACTCATGGATGAGCTATGTGAGCATGTCAGCTATCTTCCTCTTTGTGAGTTTCTTTGAAATTGGTCCTGGTCCTATTCCATGGTTCATTGTGGCTGAACTGTTCAGCCAGGGACCCCGGTCTGCTGCAATCGCTCTTGCTGGCTGCTGTAACTGGACCAGCAACTTCATCATTGGCATGACCTTTCCGTATATAGAG GTTTTGTTGGATTGTTATGTTTTCATCCTGTTTGCTGTGCTGCTTCTCTGCTTCACTGTGTTTACTTATCTTCGAGTCCCTGAGACCAAGGGCAAAACTTTTGAGGAGATTGCTGCTGTCTTCCAAAAGGGACagaaaaagaggcagagagataatgctgaactgcagcagctgaaaacaTCCACAGATGCATGA
- the eif5a2 gene encoding eukaryotic translation initiation factor 5A-2 gives MADEDFTTVDSGASATYPMQCSALRKNGYVMLKGRPCKIVDMSTSKTGKHGHAKVHLIGLDIFTQKKLEDICPSTHNMDVPNVTRKDYQVIDVSDGFLALMDDNGETREDLKVPEGDLGKEIEKKFINGEQFMVSVMKALDEEHVIGTKAMTS, from the exons ATGGCAGATGAAGATTTCACCACTGTGGATTCTGGGGCCTCTGCAACATACCCCATGCAGTGCTCTGCGTTGAGGAAGAATGGCTATGTCATGCTGAAAGGACGTCCCTGTAAGATTGTTGACATGTCTACCTCCAAGACTGGGAAGCATGGGCATGCTAAG gTTCACCTTATTGGACTTGATATCTTTACCCAGAAGAAGTTAGAGGATATCTGCCCCTCTACCCATAATATGGATGTCCCTAATGTCACAAGAAAGGACTACCAG GTAATTGATGTCTCTGATGGCTTCTTGGCCCTGATGGATGATAATGGAGAAACCAGGGAGGACCTGAAAGTGCCAGAAGGTGACCTGGGCAAAGAAATTGAGAAGAAATTCATTAATGGAGAACAGTTTATG GTCTCTGTGATGAAAGCTTTAGATGAAGAGCATGTCATTGGCACCAAGGCCATGACTTCTTAA